A genomic stretch from Caloenas nicobarica isolate bCalNic1 chromosome 3, bCalNic1.hap1, whole genome shotgun sequence includes:
- the LOC135987258 gene encoding cytochrome c oxidase assembly factor 6 homolog: protein MSAPTMEERKACWGARDEFWQCLDRYAEDGSKCAELRRGFEGRCPQQWVKYFDKRRDFLKYKKKLETEGYNPPEAARKS from the exons ATGTCGGCGCCGACGATGGAGGAGAGGAAGGCGTGCTGGGGGGCCCGCGACGAGTTCTGGCAGTGCTTGGACCGGTATGCGGAGGACGGCTCCAAGTGCGCGGAGCTGCGGCGGGGCTTCGAGGGCCGCTGTCCGCAGCAGTGG GTTAAGTATTTTGACAAAAGAAGAGActtcttaaaatataaaaaaaagcttgaaacaGAAGGGTATAATCCTCCAGAAGCTGCTCGAAAGTCTTAG